The stretch of DNA AAAGTGCCATTCTACTCGTAGATGCTCCCGGCGGCTTTTTCGACAATGCTTTTCGGCATCAGCCACGCCATAAATTTACCGACTTTATTGAGCAGCCCCGGCACCAGTTCGAGCCGCCCGGCCAACGTAGCATCGATAGCTTGCCGGGCTACGTCGGCGGGTTGCATGTACACGCGTTCAGCGGCTTTACGGCCTTTTTCGCCAATCTGCGCCCGGTCTATAAAACCTGTTTCAGTAGCACCGGGCGAAACACAGGTTACGCTCACAGACGTTTTTTTCAGTTCGTGAGCCAGCCCCCGACTGAACTGTAGCACGAATGATTTCGAAGCTGAGTACAGACTGAGCCGGGGAATAGCCTGATAGGCCGTAGAACTGGCAATGTTCAGAATATAAGCGCGGGGTTGCTGCCTGAGTTGTGCCAGAAACAGATGACAGAGTTCAACGAGCGTAGTCATGTTGACCTGCATCATGTCGGTGTGTTCGGGCAGCGGGTGACTGTCGAACGGCCCGCTCAGTCCATAGCCTGCGTTATTGACCAGCATCGTTACCACATAGCCTTCTTGCTGGCACCAGTCGAACACACGCCGGGTGCTGCCCGGCGTAGCTAAATCCATTGCCAGACAAGCCGTTTTAATGTTATACGTTCGGGCTAATCGGTTGGCGTTTTCGTGCAGCAAAGACGCTGAACGGGCCACCAGCAATACATCGAATTGACGGCGGGCCAGGTCTTCGGCAATAGCCAGACCAATACCTTTACTGGCCCCTGTAACGAGCGCGTAGGGCATAATCCCTAAATATTTACTTTCGAGATGAACCGGTGATAAAACGGCGTTTTGCTGTTTTCATCTTTAGGCATGTACTTACCCGTCACCACCGGCACGTACATTACCCGCCGACGGCTGGCTTCGCCAAAGTAAGGCGATTGCTGCGCCCGGTGCCACAGCCGCCCATCATGAACCGACAAATCGCCCGCAGCTATGTCAAATCCGATTTCGTGCTTATCGGGGTCGTTATCGACAAAATACTTTTTGCGGAACAGCATCTTCAATAATCCCTGCTTATGGGTGCCGGGAATTACGCGTAATCCACCGTTTTCATAGGGCGTGTCGTTCAGGTGGATACCCACGTTGAGCATAGGCATGATGCGCTGACCTAAAAAAATGTCGCGGGGGCTATCGGTATGCCAGCCCATCTGCGAGAACTTGCTATTGGGCGTTCTGACGTAATGGTTTAAAATTAACCCGTCTTTCTCGATTTCGGCAATGCGCCCCTCATACGGCTGAAGCAAGTCTACAACAGCCTGTAGTCGAGGGTCTTGCAAAAACTCATGAAGCGTTGTGCTATACTGCGAGAGGAAGCACATCCGTTGAACCATCGGATTACCCTCCTCGTCCTGACCGAACTTGAGCGGAACGCCGTTGACCTTGTCCCGACCTTCGGCAAGCCACTGTTTTTCTATACGTTCAGTTTCGTAAATAAACTGTTTAACGGTTTCAGCGTTAATGAAGTTACGGAAGATGATAACGCCATGCTTATTAAAAAACTGTCGTTGCTCTGGCGTAATAGTTTCGCCTAAAGTAAATGGCGGAAGGTTTATTTTGCTCATATTGGTGTTTACAGTCGGGCGGTTATTCCTGTTCCCATTGGGGCGGGCTACCCTATTTGCCGTGAGGCAGTCAAAATAATCAAGTCTCAAATCTACTAAATTTAGGTTTTTCTGATTATATAGATTTGCTATAATTAATCCGATTCTAATCAGCCCGGTGATTGCCCGTGTGCATACGACCCCGTTCAAATACTTTGCACATCTTTGTCAATCAGCTTTTTACTGCTAAAAAAGGTTTTTACCTACTCGCGAAATCTGTCGATTTGACAGCATTTAAATTTTCAGAAAACTTCCGTACAGGCTTATACGACGGCTGATTTACCTGACTTTCGGGCCAATCTGATTCCAGCCCCGGAGAGCAATTTTTTTACCAACCCAATAGAGCGGATAAGTAAATACAAACGCGCCCAATACATCGACCGTGTAATGCACATGCTGCACCAACAGCAGCCCACCTACCAGCAGCGTGCCAATGAGCGCGAATAAACGATCTGACCACCGGCGCAAGCACAAAAACATGAGGAAAATACTCGACGTGTGGCCCGAATAGAACAGATCTTTCGTGATGTAGCTTTTGCCGTAGAATGCATTGCTGATTGGATCGATAAGCGGAATAAGCCCGGCAGGTGGGTCGAGTGGCACAAGGTTGATGCTCAGCATACGCGACAGGCTCACGATGATGTAGCCATACATGAACATCATAAAAATAGCCGGACTTCGCCGGGCGCGAACGAGCAACAATAAAGCTGTAGCCCAGATGGTCAGGAAAATTGGCACCGACACGTCGTGCGGGGGAAGTTGGTTCAGCACCCAATCGTTCAATACGGGGCCGCTGTTTTTTTCGATAGTTTGAAAAAAAGCAGGAAAAGCCATCAACAGCGTCAGTACGCCTATAATGCCAATTATAAATTTCCAGCGAAAAGTTGTTGACTGCCAGGCTGTTTGCCAGGCCAGATCGCCCGTCGGATCGGGAGTGAGTATGCCCATTGGTACGCAAAAAAGGGCCGCAAAATTACGCAGTGATGCGTTAAGAAGCTACACCATCAGCAACCGCCACACGCCCGACAGCAGCAGCAGCAGCAGACTGGCGGGCGTCAGCACCTTCCAGCAGAGATACATCATCTGATCGACGCGGATGCGCGGGAACGTCCAGCGCACCCACATTTGCAGCAGCACAGCCAGATACACTTTGCTCAACAGCCAGAAACCGCCCGTCAGGTTGCCCCATACGGTGCCGGGTGCGCCACTCGTCCAGTCGGCCAGGCGTAGCGGCCCCAGGTTGGGCAGGGGCGTATTCCAGCTACCCAGAAATAAAATCACGCCCAGAAACGATACCAGCAGCATCATCGCGTATTCGGACAGGTACAACAGCGCGAACCGCATACCCGAATATTCGGTATGGAAACCGCCTACAATTTCCGACTCACCTTCGGGCAGGTCGAAGGGGGCGCGGTTGCTTTCGGCCAGCGTGCAGATAAAGAAAATGACGTAGGCGATTAGCAGGAATGGATTCCGAAGCACATTCCAGGCAAAAATGCCGCCCCAGCCCGATACGTCGATGCCGAGGGCTTTCAAACCAAAAAGGTAATTTGGTTCGATTGCGTAGATGCCCTGTTGAAAGCTGATTTCCTGTAAGTTGAGCGTCTGACAAATCATCACGGCGCACAGAATCGTGAGACCGAGGGGAATTTCGTAGGAGATAATCTGCGCCACCGACCGCATCGCCCCAAACAGCGAATATTTGTTGTTACTGCCCCAGCCCGCCATCAGGATGCCAACCACGTCGAACGAGACAATTGCCATCAGGTAGAACACGCCCACTACGGCCCCCGAACCCTGCAAATCGGGCGTAAGGGGCATCACGGCAAAACCCGCAAATACCGATGCAAAAATAACTGCCGGAGCCAGCAGGAACAGCCGCCTGTCAGCCGCATAGGGCACAATATCTTCTTTCTGAAGCAGTTTCAGCAAATCGGCGAAGAGTTGCAGCAGTCCCCACTTACCCGTTTCCATTGGCCCAAGCCGGTCCTGCATGAAAGCCGAGACCTTCCGTTCGGTATAGACCCCGACAATCACGAAGCCAGACGCAATGGCGAGAAAGATAGGAAGAGCGAGCATGTTCTTGGTAGAGACGCGACCCTTCGCGTCTCGGCAGGCGGTAGTATTTTTGTAAAACCATTCGGTTAGTGAGACGCGAAGGGTCGCGTCTTTACGCGTTAAAATTCTGCTTGTTTCGGTGCTCTTGGAAATGGAATAACGTCGCGGATGTTGCCCATGCCCGTCACAAACTGAACCAATCGCTCGAAACCCAACCCGAAGCCCGCGTGCGGAGCCGACCCAAACCGGCGCGTATCGAGATACCACCAGATGGCGTCGGCTTCGACACCAACTTCGGCCATGCGGGCTGTGAGCTTATCGAGGTCGTCTTCGCGCTGCGAACCGCCGATGATTTCACCAATACCTGGAAACAGCACATCCATTGCCCGCACCGTTGGCCCAAACACCTCGCCACGGGCACCGACAGCCGGAGCATCGTCCTGTTTCATGTAAAACGCCTTGATTTCGCGTGGATAATTGGTCAGAATCACTGGCTTTTTAAAATGTTTCTCAACCAAATATCGCTCGTGTTCCGACTGTAAATCAACACCCCATTTCACCTCATACTGAAACTGCCCTTTTTTGGCTGGCTTAGACTGTATCAGAATGTCGATAGCTTCGGTGTAGGTTAGTCGCTCGAACTCATTACTGATGACAAATTGAAGTTTTTCAAGCAGACCGAGTTCGCTCTGCTCTTCTTTTTTCTTCATTTTCTCTTCCTCTTTGAGCCGGTTATCTAAAAATGCCAGATCGTCGGGGCAGTGTTGCAGCGCGTACCGAATCACGGTTTTCACGAAATCTTCGGCCAGAGCCATATTTTCGGGCAGTTCATAAAACGCCATTTCCGGCTCAATCATCCAGAACTCGGCAAGGTGGCGGGTGGTGTTCGAGTTTTCAGCCCGAAACGTTGGCCCAAAGGTGTAGATTTTACCCAATGCCAGCGCGCCCAGTTCGCCCTCTAACTGCCCCGATACGGTCAGGTTGGTTTCGCGCCCAAAAAAGTCCTGACTATAATCTACCTTTCCGTCTTCGGTGCGGGGCGGATTAACGGGGTCGAGCGTAGTTACGCGAAACATCTCGCCCGCACCCTCGGCGTCGGATGCAGTAATAATTGGCGTGTTGAGGTAGTAGAAGCCATTATCGTTGAAGTACTTATGTACGGCAAAAGCCAGCGCGTGGCGCACCCGCAAAATTGCGCTGAACGTGTTGGTACGTGGGCGCAGGTGGGCAATTTCGCGCAGAAATTCGAGCGAGTGCCGTTTGGGTTGCAGCGGATATTTGTCAGGATCGGCAGGACCGTAGACGTGTATGTTGTTGATTTTAACTTCCACAGCCTGCCCCGCCCCCTGCGACTCTACCAGCGTACCCGTAACGGCAACGCAGGCACCAGTCGTAACTAACTTCAGAACATCGTCGGATAGTTGACCAGCTTCAGCCGGGCCGCGTTCGGCTACAGCCTGAATGTTATTGATCGTTGAGCCATCGTTGAGGGTTATGAATAAAGCGTTTTTACTTTCGCGTTTGTTGCGAACCCAGCCTTTCACAGTTACAGTGACGTGGGGGCCGGGTGTAGTTTTGAGAAGTTGTTGAATAGGTAGATAAGACATACGAATACAGCTACCGGATGGTGTTCGGCCCGCAAAAATAGGCATTGTTCACCGAACTGCCCACTGTGTATTTGGGTGAGTCTCGATTAAACAAAAGAACGCTTTGGACGTATATCCCCTTACTTCATGTATATACGTTCAAAACCACTGTTTTGTAGTAGGCAGTGACTGAAAACGTTCAACGCTTCATATTTACCATGTCAGATTGGTCGACCAGTGCTCTCGGCTAAGTGCTTTGATCAGATAGGTCAGCTCGTTGGGCTTTATTTCCAACCGAACGGTAAGGGGCGATGTAATGGCCCAGTTCCACCAGGAAGGTACAGCCTGATCGGGCTGAAATGTGACGTCGAACACGGTTGCGAAGTCAGTAGTATCAGTGAGCCGGGTTATATGACGCAGGGGATGGGGAAGCACAAATGGGCTTACAGAAGCTGTAGAAAGCCATTGTTGTAGACGAAGAATTTCATCTTCACTGAAAAATGTATTGAATCGAACACGTGGAGAAGCTGAATCCGGCAATGCATTTGGCCGACGCAACCAGATGGTTCCGCTCAACAACACACGCCCGGCCTCGAAATAAAGGCCGAATGACAGTGTGCTATTTTCACCTTGAAAGCGCATAACCAATCAGTACGTATTGATAATACTCTACTTTTGTAATTGGTAAATGTACAGTATTTTTCCGTTAATAATCATGCTCAGTGAGTCTATTTTGTTTAAGGAGTCATAAACAGGTTGCCCGCTGTCGAAAACAAACTAAGTACCGCCTAATTTAACAAGTCACATGTCGCTTACTCTTTACATCGTTCGTCATGCCAAAGCCGAAGACCGGGCTATGTTCATGGCCGACCATGATCGTGAACTGACCCCCGACGGGGTAATTGCAGCCGCCCGCATTGGGCGGTATCTGCGCGATAAACTTATTCATCCGGGCCTGATTATCAGCAGTACCGCTCCTCGTGCCTACGACACCGCGAAGGTAATTGCGGAACAGATTGGGGTTGATACGGATACAATTGTGTTAAACGAGCAACTGTATGAGGGCGGCCCAAAAGCCTATTTGGCTGCCGTAAATGCCATTCCCGAAACGGCCAAATCGGCAATGATTGTGGGGCACAACCCCGACGTATCTTACTTCGCCGAATTCTTGACTCACCAAAGCGTTGGCTCTATGAGCAAGGGGGCAGTTGTGGCTGTTACGTTTGCCGATGTAGAAT from Spirosoma montaniterrae encodes:
- a CDS encoding SixA phosphatase family protein: MSLTLYIVRHAKAEDRAMFMADHDRELTPDGVIAAARIGRYLRDKLIHPGLIISSTAPRAYDTAKVIAEQIGVDTDTIVLNEQLYEGGPKAYLAAVNAIPETAKSAMIVGHNPDVSYFAEFLTHQSVGSMSKGAVVAVTFADVEWAAVSGRTGEVAFEISPKKLLH
- a CDS encoding phytanoyl-CoA dioxygenase family protein; its protein translation is MSKINLPPFTLGETITPEQRQFFNKHGVIIFRNFINAETVKQFIYETERIEKQWLAEGRDKVNGVPLKFGQDEEGNPMVQRMCFLSQYSTTLHEFLQDPRLQAVVDLLQPYEGRIAEIEKDGLILNHYVRTPNSKFSQMGWHTDSPRDIFLGQRIMPMLNVGIHLNDTPYENGGLRVIPGTHKQGLLKMLFRKKYFVDNDPDKHEIGFDIAAGDLSVHDGRLWHRAQQSPYFGEASRRRVMYVPVVTGKYMPKDENSKTPFYHRFISKVNI
- the asnS gene encoding asparagine--tRNA ligase gives rise to the protein MSYLPIQQLLKTTPGPHVTVTVKGWVRNKRESKNALFITLNDGSTINNIQAVAERGPAEAGQLSDDVLKLVTTGACVAVTGTLVESQGAGQAVEVKINNIHVYGPADPDKYPLQPKRHSLEFLREIAHLRPRTNTFSAILRVRHALAFAVHKYFNDNGFYYLNTPIITASDAEGAGEMFRVTTLDPVNPPRTEDGKVDYSQDFFGRETNLTVSGQLEGELGALALGKIYTFGPTFRAENSNTTRHLAEFWMIEPEMAFYELPENMALAEDFVKTVIRYALQHCPDDLAFLDNRLKEEEKMKKKEEQSELGLLEKLQFVISNEFERLTYTEAIDILIQSKPAKKGQFQYEVKWGVDLQSEHERYLVEKHFKKPVILTNYPREIKAFYMKQDDAPAVGARGEVFGPTVRAMDVLFPGIGEIIGGSQREDDLDKLTARMAEVGVEADAIWWYLDTRRFGSAPHAGFGLGFERLVQFVTGMGNIRDVIPFPRAPKQAEF
- a CDS encoding phosphatase PAP2-related protein, which codes for MGILTPDPTGDLAWQTAWQSTTFRWKFIIGIIGVLTLLMAFPAFFQTIEKNSGPVLNDWVLNQLPPHDVSVPIFLTIWATALLLLVRARRSPAIFMMFMYGYIIVSLSRMLSINLVPLDPPAGLIPLIDPISNAFYGKSYITKDLFYSGHTSSIFLMFLCLRRWSDRLFALIGTLLVGGLLLVQHVHYTVDVLGAFVFTYPLYWVGKKIALRGWNQIGPKVR
- a CDS encoding complex I subunit 1/NuoH family protein — protein: MLALPIFLAIASGFVIVGVYTERKVSAFMQDRLGPMETGKWGLLQLFADLLKLLQKEDIVPYAADRRLFLLAPAVIFASVFAGFAVMPLTPDLQGSGAVVGVFYLMAIVSFDVVGILMAGWGSNNKYSLFGAMRSVAQIISYEIPLGLTILCAVMICQTLNLQEISFQQGIYAIEPNYLFGLKALGIDVSGWGGIFAWNVLRNPFLLIAYVIFFICTLAESNRAPFDLPEGESEIVGGFHTEYSGMRFALLYLSEYAMMLLVSFLGVILFLGSWNTPLPNLGPLRLADWTSGAPGTVWGNLTGGFWLLSKVYLAVLLQMWVRWTFPRIRVDQMMYLCWKVLTPASLLLLLLSGVWRLLMV
- a CDS encoding SDR family NAD(P)-dependent oxidoreductase, which translates into the protein MPYALVTGASKGIGLAIAEDLARRQFDVLLVARSASLLHENANRLARTYNIKTACLAMDLATPGSTRRVFDWCQQEGYVVTMLVNNAGYGLSGPFDSHPLPEHTDMMQVNMTTLVELCHLFLAQLRQQPRAYILNIASSTAYQAIPRLSLYSASKSFVLQFSRGLAHELKKTSVSVTCVSPGATETGFIDRAQIGEKGRKAAERVYMQPADVARQAIDATLAGRLELVPGLLNKVGKFMAWLMPKSIVEKAAGSIYE